Proteins found in one Homalodisca vitripennis isolate AUS2020 chromosome 4, UT_GWSS_2.1, whole genome shotgun sequence genomic segment:
- the LOC124360081 gene encoding omega-amidase NIT2 isoform X1, with protein MEKLKTLRVALVQMAVGEDLRENLQRAIKLIRDATANNSSLIVLPECFNSPYGTKHFPKYAEPIPNGETSKTLSEEAKANKVFLVAGSIPEREGNKFYNTTTVWSPSGELLAKHRKIHLFDIDIPGGVRFKESDCLSAGKDLTTFNISNLKIGVGICYDLRFSELSKIYRKQGVDMLLYPGAFNMTTGPLHWELLLRARAVDEQVFVAGVSPARDTTADYVAWGHSMVVDPWGKILQQADSQEETVIVDLDLAEIDNVRKQIPVYYQRREDLYDTIEVKSKM; from the exons ctCTTCGCGTTGCATTAGTGCAGATGGCTGTTGGGGAAGACTTAAGAGAAAACCTCCAGAGAGCTATTAAGCTTATACGAGACGCAACTGCCAATAATTCCTCTCTAATTGTGTTGCCAGAGTGCTTCAACAGTCCATATGGAACAA AACATTTTCCCAAATATGCTGAGCCTATACCAAATGGTGAAACATCAAAAACCCTCTCTGAGGAGGCGAAAGCCAATAAGGTGTTTCTGGTTGCGGGTTCCATACCGGAACGGGAGGGAAACAAGTTCTACAATACTACCACCGTTTGGAGTCCCAGTGGTGAGCTGCTGGCTAAACATAGGAAG atacatttatttgatattgACATTCCAGGAGGAGTGAGATTTAAGGAATCCGATTGCCTCAGTGCAGGAAAAGATTTGACCAcattcaatatttcaaatctaaaaattgGAGTTGGCATATGCTATGACCTCAGGTTTAGTGAACTGTCGAAAATTTACAGGAAACAAG GTGTGGATATGCTGTTGTACCCCGGAGCTTTCAACATGACCACTGGACCGTTGCACTGGGAACTGCTGTTGCGTGCCCGGGCGGTCGACGAGCAGGTGTTTGTAGCAGGCGTCTCTCCAGCTCGGGACACGACGGCGGACTATGTAGCCTGGGGACACTCCATGGTGGTGGACCCCTGGGGTAAAATCCTTCAACAAGCTGACTCCCAGGAGGAGACAGTCATTGTGGATTTAG ACCTGGCTGAGATAGACAATGTAAGAAAACAAATACCAGTATACTACCAAAGACGGGAAGATTTGTATGATACCATTGAAGTAAAGAGTAAAATGTGA
- the LOC124360079 gene encoding cyclin G: MDQGPPDALQPLLNQLTEYLALELKFKPNLQLPLCSPGGDVTVGIRDGTAHVLRCLKIWYDMPSEVLFVAVNLVDRFLSKMKAHPKHMACIAIASFQLAAEMVCRGKVGCPQVPQAIEVAAISQCKCTNGDLQRMQGIITSKLGSQDGSLPITAVDFLKVFHTLFLAVDEGNVYSTMVEGSELCHKLEIVACDAAVSNFRPCEVALVVICVQMDAGVSRLTHRPAHEHVSAVVNFATHLQKHCKIDEFSFYECHEAVLMIIGRYNSQQQTPNRQRLVWKLSHRTLRYLRPTDRLVKTLPTINEHALTRSDSTSSEDSWVEEEWPVNSV; encoded by the exons ATGGACCAAGGCCCTCCGGATGCTCTCCAGCCCCTCTTGAACCAGCTCACAGAATATCTGGCTCTGGAGCTCAAGTTCAAGCCTAACCTCCAACTTCCTCTTTGTAGTCCT GGAGGGGATGTGACTGTTGGTATCAGGGACGGTACAGCCCATGTGCTGAGGTGCCTCAAGATCTGGTATGACATGCCTTCTGAAGTGCTCTTCGTAGCAGTCAATTTAGTGGACCGTTTTCTCTCTAAAATGAAG GCTCATCCCAAGCACATGGCCTGTATCGCAATCGCGTCATTCCAACTGGCGGCGGAGATGGTGTGTCGAGGGAAAGTGGGCTGTCCACAGGTACCTCAGGCTATCGAGGTGGCCGCGATCTCACAGTGCAAATGTACTAATGGTGACCTCCAGCGTATGCAGGGCATCATCACCTCCAAGCTTGGTTCCCAGGATGGTTCTCTACCAATCACAGCTGTGGATTTCCTGAAGGTCTTTCATACTCTCTTCCTTGCTGTCGATGAAGGAAACGTTTATTCCAC AATGGTGGAAGGGAGTGAATTATGCCATAAGCTGGAAATCGTGGCTTGTGATGCTGCAGTGAGCAATTTCCGTCCGTGCGAAGTGGCCTTGGTGGTGATCTGCGTGCAGATGGATGCTGGAGTCTCTCGACTCACTCACAGGCCTGCCCATGAACACGTCTCCGCTGTTGTCAATTTTGCAACTCATCTCCAGAAACATTGCAAG ATTGATGAATTCAGTTTTTACGAGTGCCATGAAGCTGTTCTAATGATCATCGGTCGATACAACTCCCAGCAACAAACACCCAATCGCCAACGCCTTGTATGGAAATTGTCTCACAGAACTCTACGATACTTGCGACCGACTGACAGGCTTGTGAAAACGCTGCCGACAATAAACGAACACGCTTTGACCCGTTCCGACAGTACCAGCTCCGAGGACAGCTGGGTGGAGGAAGAGTGGCCAGTCAATTCTGTTTAA
- the LOC124360081 gene encoding omega-amidase NIT2 isoform X2 — protein MAVGEDLRENLQRAIKLIRDATANNSSLIVLPECFNSPYGTKHFPKYAEPIPNGETSKTLSEEAKANKVFLVAGSIPEREGNKFYNTTTVWSPSGELLAKHRKIHLFDIDIPGGVRFKESDCLSAGKDLTTFNISNLKIGVGICYDLRFSELSKIYRKQGVDMLLYPGAFNMTTGPLHWELLLRARAVDEQVFVAGVSPARDTTADYVAWGHSMVVDPWGKILQQADSQEETVIVDLDLAEIDNVRKQIPVYYQRREDLYDTIEVKSKM, from the exons ATGGCTGTTGGGGAAGACTTAAGAGAAAACCTCCAGAGAGCTATTAAGCTTATACGAGACGCAACTGCCAATAATTCCTCTCTAATTGTGTTGCCAGAGTGCTTCAACAGTCCATATGGAACAA AACATTTTCCCAAATATGCTGAGCCTATACCAAATGGTGAAACATCAAAAACCCTCTCTGAGGAGGCGAAAGCCAATAAGGTGTTTCTGGTTGCGGGTTCCATACCGGAACGGGAGGGAAACAAGTTCTACAATACTACCACCGTTTGGAGTCCCAGTGGTGAGCTGCTGGCTAAACATAGGAAG atacatttatttgatattgACATTCCAGGAGGAGTGAGATTTAAGGAATCCGATTGCCTCAGTGCAGGAAAAGATTTGACCAcattcaatatttcaaatctaaaaattgGAGTTGGCATATGCTATGACCTCAGGTTTAGTGAACTGTCGAAAATTTACAGGAAACAAG GTGTGGATATGCTGTTGTACCCCGGAGCTTTCAACATGACCACTGGACCGTTGCACTGGGAACTGCTGTTGCGTGCCCGGGCGGTCGACGAGCAGGTGTTTGTAGCAGGCGTCTCTCCAGCTCGGGACACGACGGCGGACTATGTAGCCTGGGGACACTCCATGGTGGTGGACCCCTGGGGTAAAATCCTTCAACAAGCTGACTCCCAGGAGGAGACAGTCATTGTGGATTTAG ACCTGGCTGAGATAGACAATGTAAGAAAACAAATACCAGTATACTACCAAAGACGGGAAGATTTGTATGATACCATTGAAGTAAAGAGTAAAATGTGA